One segment of Arvicanthis niloticus isolate mArvNil1 chromosome 5, mArvNil1.pat.X, whole genome shotgun sequence DNA contains the following:
- the Atosb gene encoding atos homolog protein B isoform X2 gives MRHVQAELSPSSEPEAGPSQPPVRQGTLQGGLLMGYSPAGGATSPGVYQVSIFSPSAGASEPPRALKRLAPSTEGPRELKRSPGLGAREGLPPEEPSTVGLLSPEGLGQGLGVASQHFSHHGLCVVEQGGSATSPWTSGTQSTPWPSSNASCNTLHTRDWAFPDQGGQGCLGESPGPAPSGQLHTLDTDLHSLAQIGGKSPVARVGNGSNPWPRESHGTANGHSPEHTPPGPGPPGPCPTKRRLLPAGEALDVSSEDEGPAPRRRRGTLGCPLAANSSDAKATPFWSHLLPGPKEPVLDPTDCSPMGRRLKGARRLKLSLRTLRKGPGLLSPPSASPFPTPAVSRTLLGNFEESLLRGRFAPSGHIEGFTAEIGASGSYCPQHVTLPVTVTFFDVSEQNAPAPFLGVVDLNPLGRKGYSVPKVGTIQVTLFNPNQTVVKMFLVTFDFSDMPAAHMTFLRHRLFLVPVGEEGNASPTHRLLCYLLHLRFRSSRSGRLSLHGDIRLLFSRRSLELDTGLPFELQSVTEAPHNPRYSPLP, from the exons ATGCGCCACGTGCAGGCGGAGCTATCTCCATCCTCAGAGCCAGAGGCTGGCCCTTCACAGCCTCCAGTCAGACAGGGGACCCTCCAGGGTGGCCTGCTCATGGGCTACAGCCCAGCAGGGGGGGCGACATCCCCCGGGGTCTACCAGGTATCCATCTTTTCCCCTTCAGCTGGTGCCTCTGAGCCTCCTAGGGCTTTGAAGCGGCTGGCCCCTTCCACTGAGGGTCCCCGGGAGCTGAAGAGAAGCCCTGGGCTGGGGGCCAGAGAGGGATTACCCCCTGAAGAACCATCTACTGTGGGACTCTTGAGCCCAGAGGGACTGGGTCAGGGACTGGGTGTGGCTAGCCAGCATTTCTCCCACCATGGCCTCTGTGTTGTGGAACAGGGAGGTAGTGCCACCTCACCTTGGACTTCAGGGACCCAGAGTACCCCATGGCCCTCATCAAATGCTTCCTGCAATACTTTGCACACCAGAGACTGGGCTTTCCCAGATCAAGGGGGACAGGGGTGCCTGGGGGAGTCTCCAGGGCCAGCCCCCTCAGGCCAGCTGCACACACTTGACACTGATTTGCACAGTCTTGCACAGATAGGGGGTAAGAGCCCAGTGGCTAGGGTGGGCAATGGGAGCAACCCCTGGCCTAGGGAGTCCCATGGAACTGCCAATGGGCACAGTCCCGAGCACACACCCCCTGGCCCTGGACCTCCAGGCCCCTGCCCCACCAAGCGAAGGCTGCTGCCTGCTGGAGAAGCCCTTGATGTCAGCTCTGAGGATGAGGGGCCAGCCCCTCGGAGGCGCCGGGGAACCCTGGGCTGCCCTCTTGCTGCCAATAGTTCTGATGCCAAAGCCACACCCTTCTGGAGCCACCTGCTGCCTGGGCCCAAGGAGCCTGTTTTG GACCCTACAGACTGCAGTCCCATGGGGCGGAGGCTGAAAGGCGCCCGTCGCCTGAAGCT CTCCCTTCGAACTCTCCGGAAGGGGCCAGGCCTGCTGAGCCCTCCCAGTGCCTCCCCCTTTCCCACCCCTGCTGTCAGCCGGACCCTGCTGGGTAACTTTGAG GAATCATTGCTTCGAGGACGCTTTGCACCATCTGGCCACATTGAGGGTTTTACTGCAGAGATTGGAGCCAGTGGGTCTTACTGTCCCCAGCATGTCACGCTGCCTGTCACTGTCACCTTTTTTGATGTTTCTGAGCAAAATGCACCGGCCCCCTTCCTG GGAGTCGTGGACCTAAATCCTCTGGGGAGGAAGGGTTACAGTGTGCCCAAGGTGGGCACCATCCAAGTG ACCTTATTTAACCCCAACCAGACTGTGGTGAAGATGTTCCTTGTGACCTTTGACTTCTCGGACATGCCTGCTGCCCATATGACCTTCCTGCGCCATCGCCTCTTCTTGGTGCCTGTAGGTGAGGAGGGAAATGCTAGCCCCACCCACCGCCTCCTCTGCTACTTGCTGCACCTCAG ATTCCGGAGCTCTCGCTCGGGCCGCCTAAGCCTGCATGGAGATATCCGCCTGCTTTTTTCCCGCCGGAGCCTGGAGCTGGACACAGGGCTCCCCTTTGAACTACAGTCTGTGACTGAGGCCCCCCATAATCCACGTTATTCACCTTTGCCCTGA
- the Atosb gene encoding atos homolog protein B isoform X1, producing MRHVQAELSPSSEPEAGPSQPPVRQGTLQGGLLMGYSPAGGATSPGVYQVSIFSPSAGASEPPRALKRLAPSTEGPRELKRSPGLGAREGLPPEEPSTVGLLSPEGLGQGLGVASQHFSHHGLCVVEQGGSATSPWTSGTQSTPWPSSNASCNTLHTRDWAFPDQGGQGCLGESPGPAPSGQLHTLDTDLHSLAQIGGKSPVARVGNGSNPWPRESHGTANGHSPEHTPPGPGPPGPCPTKRRLLPAGEALDVSSEDEGPAPRRRRGTLGCPLAANSSDAKATPFWSHLLPGPKEPVLDPTDCSPMGRRLKGARRLKLSSLRTLRKGPGLLSPPSASPFPTPAVSRTLLGNFEESLLRGRFAPSGHIEGFTAEIGASGSYCPQHVTLPVTVTFFDVSEQNAPAPFLGVVDLNPLGRKGYSVPKVGTIQVTLFNPNQTVVKMFLVTFDFSDMPAAHMTFLRHRLFLVPVGEEGNASPTHRLLCYLLHLRFRSSRSGRLSLHGDIRLLFSRRSLELDTGLPFELQSVTEAPHNPRYSPLP from the exons ATGCGCCACGTGCAGGCGGAGCTATCTCCATCCTCAGAGCCAGAGGCTGGCCCTTCACAGCCTCCAGTCAGACAGGGGACCCTCCAGGGTGGCCTGCTCATGGGCTACAGCCCAGCAGGGGGGGCGACATCCCCCGGGGTCTACCAGGTATCCATCTTTTCCCCTTCAGCTGGTGCCTCTGAGCCTCCTAGGGCTTTGAAGCGGCTGGCCCCTTCCACTGAGGGTCCCCGGGAGCTGAAGAGAAGCCCTGGGCTGGGGGCCAGAGAGGGATTACCCCCTGAAGAACCATCTACTGTGGGACTCTTGAGCCCAGAGGGACTGGGTCAGGGACTGGGTGTGGCTAGCCAGCATTTCTCCCACCATGGCCTCTGTGTTGTGGAACAGGGAGGTAGTGCCACCTCACCTTGGACTTCAGGGACCCAGAGTACCCCATGGCCCTCATCAAATGCTTCCTGCAATACTTTGCACACCAGAGACTGGGCTTTCCCAGATCAAGGGGGACAGGGGTGCCTGGGGGAGTCTCCAGGGCCAGCCCCCTCAGGCCAGCTGCACACACTTGACACTGATTTGCACAGTCTTGCACAGATAGGGGGTAAGAGCCCAGTGGCTAGGGTGGGCAATGGGAGCAACCCCTGGCCTAGGGAGTCCCATGGAACTGCCAATGGGCACAGTCCCGAGCACACACCCCCTGGCCCTGGACCTCCAGGCCCCTGCCCCACCAAGCGAAGGCTGCTGCCTGCTGGAGAAGCCCTTGATGTCAGCTCTGAGGATGAGGGGCCAGCCCCTCGGAGGCGCCGGGGAACCCTGGGCTGCCCTCTTGCTGCCAATAGTTCTGATGCCAAAGCCACACCCTTCTGGAGCCACCTGCTGCCTGGGCCCAAGGAGCCTGTTTTG GACCCTACAGACTGCAGTCCCATGGGGCGGAGGCTGAAAGGCGCCCGTCGCCTGAAGCT AAGCTCCCTTCGAACTCTCCGGAAGGGGCCAGGCCTGCTGAGCCCTCCCAGTGCCTCCCCCTTTCCCACCCCTGCTGTCAGCCGGACCCTGCTGGGTAACTTTGAG GAATCATTGCTTCGAGGACGCTTTGCACCATCTGGCCACATTGAGGGTTTTACTGCAGAGATTGGAGCCAGTGGGTCTTACTGTCCCCAGCATGTCACGCTGCCTGTCACTGTCACCTTTTTTGATGTTTCTGAGCAAAATGCACCGGCCCCCTTCCTG GGAGTCGTGGACCTAAATCCTCTGGGGAGGAAGGGTTACAGTGTGCCCAAGGTGGGCACCATCCAAGTG ACCTTATTTAACCCCAACCAGACTGTGGTGAAGATGTTCCTTGTGACCTTTGACTTCTCGGACATGCCTGCTGCCCATATGACCTTCCTGCGCCATCGCCTCTTCTTGGTGCCTGTAGGTGAGGAGGGAAATGCTAGCCCCACCCACCGCCTCCTCTGCTACTTGCTGCACCTCAG ATTCCGGAGCTCTCGCTCGGGCCGCCTAAGCCTGCATGGAGATATCCGCCTGCTTTTTTCCCGCCGGAGCCTGGAGCTGGACACAGGGCTCCCCTTTGAACTACAGTCTGTGACTGAGGCCCCCCATAATCCACGTTATTCACCTTTGCCCTGA
- the Pigo gene encoding GPI ethanolamine phosphate transferase 3, catalytic subunit isoform X2 yields MQKVSVLLFLAWVCFLFYAGIALFTSGFLLTRLELTNQSSCQELPGPGSLPWGSQGKPGACWMPSRFSRVVLVLIDALRFDFAQPQRSHVPGEPPVSVPFLGKLGSLQRILEIQPHHARLYRSQVDPPTTTMQRLKALTTGSLPTFIDAGSNFASHAIVEDNLITQLSSAGRRIVFMGDDTWKDLFPGAFSQAFFFSSFNVRDLHTVDNGILEHLYPTMDSGVWDVLIAHFLGVDHCGHKHGPHHPEMAKKLSQMDQVIQGLIERLDNDTLLVVAGDHGMTMNGDHGGDSELEVSAALFLYSPTALFPSVPPEEPEVIPQVSLVPTLALLLGLPIPFGNTGEVMAELFSGGGDSSHPYSSALAQVSALHINAQQVSRFLHTYSASTQDLQVKELGRLQKLFSKASARYQHLLQDPEAAEAALSTLTAEFQQFLRGARALCIESWARFSLVRMAGGAALLAAACLLCLLACQLAIAPGFLFRPLLLIPVAWGLTWTILYAGVSVTTGSKLDSVVLGAVAAAGSLLPFLWKAWVSWGSKRPLAPLLPVPRPVLALLLIRLATFFSDSFVVAEARATPFLLGSLILFLVAQLHWEGRLLPPKLLTASRLGSSAPTAPPRHSGTHALWLGIGLLLFTRLAGLFHRCPEETPACRSSPWLSPLASMVGGQAKNLWYGACVGALVALLIVVRLWLRRYGNLKSPEPPVLFVRWGLPLMVLGTAAYWALASGAEEAPPRLRALVAGASAVLPRAVMGLAASGLMLLLWRPVTVLVKAGPATSRTRTILTPFSGPPTSQADLDYVVPQIYRHMQEELQGRLERTKAQGPITVAAYQLGSVYSAAMVTALILLAFPLLLLHVERISIVFLLLFLQSFLLLHLLAAGTPVAGPGPFPVLWQAVSAWVLLATQTFYSTGHQPVFSAIHWHAAFVGFPDGHGSSTWLPALLVGANTFASHLLFAVGCPLLLLWPFLCEHQGPKRRQPLLGSESEARVRPEEEQEEPLMEMRLRDAPHHFNAALLQLGLKYLFILGAQILACALAASILRRHLMVWKVFAPKFIFEAIGFIVSSVGLLLGIALVMRVDGAVSSWFKKLVLAQQR; encoded by the exons ATGCAGAAGGTCTCTGTGCTGCTCTTCTTAGCCTgggtctgttttcttttctacgCTGGCATTGCACTCTTCACTAGTGGCTTCCTTCTCACCCGTTTGGAGCTCACCAATCAAAGCAGCTGCCAAgagctcccaggccctggttctctGCCATGGGGAAGTCAAGGAAAGCCTGGGGCCTGCTGGATGCCTTCCCGGTTCTCCAGGGTTGTTTTGGTGCTGATAGATGCTCTGCGATTTGACTTTGCCCAGCCTCAGCGCTCACATGTGCCTGGGGAACCTCCTGTCTCCGTGCCTTTTCTGGGAAAACTAGGTTCCTTACAGAGGATCTTAGAGATTCAACCCCACCATGCCCGGCTGTACCGATCCCAGGTGGATCCCCCCACAACCACCATGCAGCGTCTAAAGGCTCTCACCACTGGCTCACTGCCTACTTTTATTGATGCTGGCAGTAACTTTGCCAGCCACGCTATAGTGGAAGATAACCTCATCACGCAGCTCTCCAGTGCAG GAAGGCGCATAGTCTTCATGGGAGATGATACCTGGAAAGACCTTTTCCCCGGAGCATTTTCACAAGCTTTCTTCTTCTCATCCTTCAATGTCAGAGACCTACACACAGTGGATAATGGCATCTTAGAACACCTCTATCCTACCA TGGACAGTGGCGTGTGGGATGTGCTGATCGCTCACTTCCTGGGTGTGGATCATTGTGGTCACAAGCATGGCCCTCACCACCCTGAAATGGCCAAGAAACTTAGCCAGATGGACCAGGTGATACA GGGACTGATAGAACGCCTGGATAATGACACACTTCTGGTGGTAGCTGGTGACCATGGGATGACCATGAATGGGGACCATGGAGGGGACAGTGAGCTGGAGGTGTCAGCTGCACTTTTCCTGTACAGCCCCACAGCCCTCTTCCCTAGTGTCCCACCCGAG GAGCCAGAGGTTATTCCTCAGGTCAGCCTCGTGCCCACGCTTGCCCTGCTTCTAGGCCTGCCCATCCCATTTGGGAACACTGGGGAAGTGATGGCTGAGCTGTTCTCAGGTGGCGGTGACTCCTCCCATCCTTACTCCTCTGCTCTGGCCCAAGTCTCGGCTCTCCACATCAATGCCCAGCAG GTGTCCCGGTTTCTTCACACCTACTCAGCTTCGACACAGGATCTCCAAGTTAAAGAGCTCGGTCGGCTGCAGAAGCTCTTCTCCAAGGCCTCTGCGCGTTACCAGCACCTTCTGCAGGACCCGGAAGCGGCTGAGGCTGCGCTGAGCACGCTGACCGCTGAGTTCCAGCAGTTCCTGCGGGGAGCGCGGGCCCTATGCATCGAGTCTTGGGCCCGCTTCTCTCTGGTCCGGATGGCAGGGGGTGCTGCTCTCTTGGCTGCTGCCTGCCTTCTCTGCCTGCTTGCATGCCAGTTGGCAATAGCCCCAGGCTTTCTCTTCCGCCCACTACTGCTAATACCTGTAGCCTGGGGCCTAACTTGGACCATACTCTATGCTGGAGTCTCTGTAACTACTGGGTCAAAGCTAGACTCAGTGGTTCTGGGGGCTGTGGCTGCAGCCGGTTCACTCCTCCCCTTTCTGTGGAAAGCCTGGGTTAGCTGGGGGTCTAAGAGGCCCCTGGCTCCCCTACTTCCTGTCCCTAGACCTGTCCTAGCTCTACTGCTCATCCGCTTGGCCACCTTCTTCTCTGACAGCTTTGTTGTAGCTGAGGCCAGGGCCACCCCCTTCCTGCTGggctctctcattctcttcctgGTTGCTCAGCTTCACTGGGAGGGTCGGCTACTGCCGCCCAAACTGCTCACAGCATCCCGCCTTGGTTCTTCTGCCCCGACAGCGCCCCCacggcacagtggcacacacgcCCTGTGGCTTGGAATTGGGTTGCTTTTGTTTACAAGGCTAGCCGGGCTTTTTCACCGCTGCCCTGAAGAGACACCTGCTTGTCGCTCCTCTCCCTGGCTGAGTCCTCTGGCATCTATGGTAGGAGGTCAAGCCAAGAATTTGTGGTATGGAGCTTGCGTGGGGGCACTGGTGGCCCTGTTAATCGTCGTGCGCTTGTGGCTTCGCCGCTATGGTAATCTCAAGAGTCCTGAGCCCCCTGTGCTCTTTGTGCGCTGGGGTTTGCCTCTCATGGTACTGGGCACGGCAGCCTACTGGGCACTGGCGTCAGGAGCAGAGGAAGCACCACCACGCCTCCGGGCCCTGGTTGCCGGGGCATCAGCTGTGCTGCCTCGGGCTGTGATGGGGCTGGCTGCCTCCGGGCTCATGCTGCTGCTATGGAGGCCTGTGACAGTGCTGGTGAAGGCTGGGCCTGCTACTTCAAGGACCAGGACTATCCTCACTCCCTTCTCAGGTCCCCCTACTTCTCAGGCTGACCTAGATTATGTGGTCCCACAAATCTACCGCCACATGCAGGAGGAGCTCCAGGGCCGTCTGGAGAGGACGAAAGCTCAGGGTCCCATAACCGTGGCTGCGTATCAGTTGGGAAGTGTCTACTCAGCTGCTATGGTCACAGCCCTCATCCTCTTGGCCTTCCCGCTTCTGCTGTTGCATGTAGAGCGCATCAGCATAGTGTTCCTGCTCCTGTTTCTGCagagcttcctgctcctgcatcTGCTCGCTGCTGGGACACCAGTCGCCGGCCCTG GTCCTTTTCCTGTGCTGTGGCAGGCAGTGTCAGCTTGGGTCCTTTTGGCTACCCAGACCTTCTACTCCACGGGCCACCAGCCTGTCTTTTCAGCCATCCATTGGCACGCAGCCTTCGTGGGCTTCCCAGACGGCCATGGCTCTTCTACTTGGTTGCCTGCCTTACTCGTGGGCGCTAACACCTTTGCCTCTCACCTCCTCTTTGCAG TAGGTTGCCCACTGCTCCTGCTCTGGCCCTTCCTGTGTGAGCATCAAGGGCCAAAGAGGAGGCAGCCACTCTTGGgaagtgagtctgaggccagagtCAGGCCCGAGGAAGAGCAAGAGGAGCCACTGATGGAGATGCGCCTCCGGGACGCTCCACATCACTTCAATGCAGCCCTGTTGCAGCTGGGCCTCAAGTACCTCTTTATCCTTGGAGCTCAG aTTCTCGCTTGTGCCTTGGCAGCTTCCATCCTCCGCAGGCATCTTATGGTCTGGAAGGTGTTTGCTCCCAA GTTCATTTTTGAAGCCATAGGTTTCATCGTGAGCAGTGTGGGACTTCTCCTGGGCATAGCATTGGTGATGCGAGTGGATGGCGCTGTGAGTTCCTGGTTCAAAAAACTAGTTCTGGCCCAACAGAGGTAG
- the Stoml2 gene encoding stomatin-like protein 2, mitochondrial, which translates to MLARAARGTGALLLRGSVQASGRVPRRASSGLPRNTVILFVPQQEAWVVERMGRFHRILEPGLNVLIPVLDRIRYVQSLKEIVINVPEQSAVTLDNVTLQIDGVLYLRIMDPYKASYGVEDPEYAVTQLAQTTMRSELGKLSLDKVFRERESLNANIVDAINQAADCWGIRCLRYEIKDIHVPPRVKESMQMQVEAERRKRATVLESEGTRESAINVAEGKKQAQILASEAEKAEQINQAAGEASAVLAKAKAKAEAIRILAGALTQHNGDAAASLTVAEQYVSAFSKLAKDSNTVLLPSNPSDVTSMVAQAMGVYGALTKASVPGAQNSSESRRDVQAADTSIEELGRVKLS; encoded by the exons ATGCTGGCGCGCGCGGCGCGGGGCACTGGAGCCCTTTTGCTGAGG GGCTCCGTGCAGGCTTCTGGCCGCGTTCCGCGCCGCGCCTCCTCTGGACTGCCCCGAAACACCGTGATACTGTTTGTGCCTCAGCAGGAGGCCTGGGTGGTGGAGCGAATGGGCCGATTCCACCGGATCCTGGAACCT GGCTTGAACGTCCTCATCCCCGTGTTAGACCGAATCCGGTACGTGCAGAGTCTCAAGGAAATTGTTATCAACGTGCCTGAGCAGTCAGCTGTAACTCTTG ACAATGTCACTCTACAAATAGATGGAGTCCTTTATCTGCGCATCATGGATCCTTACAAG GCAAGTTATGGTGTGGAAGACCCTGAGTATGCTGTCACCCAGTTAGCTCAGACGACTATGAGATCAGAGCTTGGCAAACTCTCTCTGGACAAAGTTTTTCGG GAGCGCGAGTCCCTGAATGCCAACATTGTGGATGCTATCAACCAGGCTGCTGACTGTTGGGGTATCCGATGCCTGCGCTATGAGATCAAGGATATCCATGTGCCACCCCGAGTGAAAGAGTCTATGCAGATGCAG GTAGAGGCAGAGCGTCGGAAGCGGGCCACAGTTCTAGAGTCTGAAGGGACACGAGAGTCAGCTATCAATGTGGCAGAGGGGAAGAAACAGGCCCAAATTCTGGCCTCGGAAGCAGAGAAGGCTGAACAGATAAATCAGGCGGCAG gagAAGCCAGTGCAGTTCTGGCCAAAGCCAAGGCTAAAGCTGAAGCGATTCGGATTCTGGCTGGGGCTCTGACTCAACAT AATGGAGATGCAGCAGCCTCGCTGACTGTGGCTGAGCAGTACGTCAGTGCATTCTCCAAACTGGCCAAGGATTCCAACACAGTCCTGCTGCCCTCCAATCCCAGCGATGTCACGAGCATGGTGGCTCAG GCCATGGGTGTCTATGGGGCTCTCACCAAAGCCTCAGTACCCGGAGCCCAGAACTCCAGCGAGAGCAGAAGAGATGTCCAGGCTGCAGATACAAGTATTGAAGAACTGGGCAGAGTCAAACTCAGTTAG
- the Pigo gene encoding GPI ethanolamine phosphate transferase 3, catalytic subunit isoform X1, whose protein sequence is MHTSVVPDCKHCRCTSGRGSRMQKVSVLLFLAWVCFLFYAGIALFTSGFLLTRLELTNQSSCQELPGPGSLPWGSQGKPGACWMPSRFSRVVLVLIDALRFDFAQPQRSHVPGEPPVSVPFLGKLGSLQRILEIQPHHARLYRSQVDPPTTTMQRLKALTTGSLPTFIDAGSNFASHAIVEDNLITQLSSAGRRIVFMGDDTWKDLFPGAFSQAFFFSSFNVRDLHTVDNGILEHLYPTMDSGVWDVLIAHFLGVDHCGHKHGPHHPEMAKKLSQMDQVIQGLIERLDNDTLLVVAGDHGMTMNGDHGGDSELEVSAALFLYSPTALFPSVPPEEPEVIPQVSLVPTLALLLGLPIPFGNTGEVMAELFSGGGDSSHPYSSALAQVSALHINAQQVSRFLHTYSASTQDLQVKELGRLQKLFSKASARYQHLLQDPEAAEAALSTLTAEFQQFLRGARALCIESWARFSLVRMAGGAALLAAACLLCLLACQLAIAPGFLFRPLLLIPVAWGLTWTILYAGVSVTTGSKLDSVVLGAVAAAGSLLPFLWKAWVSWGSKRPLAPLLPVPRPVLALLLIRLATFFSDSFVVAEARATPFLLGSLILFLVAQLHWEGRLLPPKLLTASRLGSSAPTAPPRHSGTHALWLGIGLLLFTRLAGLFHRCPEETPACRSSPWLSPLASMVGGQAKNLWYGACVGALVALLIVVRLWLRRYGNLKSPEPPVLFVRWGLPLMVLGTAAYWALASGAEEAPPRLRALVAGASAVLPRAVMGLAASGLMLLLWRPVTVLVKAGPATSRTRTILTPFSGPPTSQADLDYVVPQIYRHMQEELQGRLERTKAQGPITVAAYQLGSVYSAAMVTALILLAFPLLLLHVERISIVFLLLFLQSFLLLHLLAAGTPVAGPGPFPVLWQAVSAWVLLATQTFYSTGHQPVFSAIHWHAAFVGFPDGHGSSTWLPALLVGANTFASHLLFAVGCPLLLLWPFLCEHQGPKRRQPLLGSESEARVRPEEEQEEPLMEMRLRDAPHHFNAALLQLGLKYLFILGAQILACALAASILRRHLMVWKVFAPKFIFEAIGFIVSSVGLLLGIALVMRVDGAVSSWFKKLVLAQQR, encoded by the exons ATGCACACCTCTGTGGTGCCAGACTGCAAGCACTGCCGCTGCACTTCCGGGCGCGGATCCAG GATGCAGAAGGTCTCTGTGCTGCTCTTCTTAGCCTgggtctgttttcttttctacgCTGGCATTGCACTCTTCACTAGTGGCTTCCTTCTCACCCGTTTGGAGCTCACCAATCAAAGCAGCTGCCAAgagctcccaggccctggttctctGCCATGGGGAAGTCAAGGAAAGCCTGGGGCCTGCTGGATGCCTTCCCGGTTCTCCAGGGTTGTTTTGGTGCTGATAGATGCTCTGCGATTTGACTTTGCCCAGCCTCAGCGCTCACATGTGCCTGGGGAACCTCCTGTCTCCGTGCCTTTTCTGGGAAAACTAGGTTCCTTACAGAGGATCTTAGAGATTCAACCCCACCATGCCCGGCTGTACCGATCCCAGGTGGATCCCCCCACAACCACCATGCAGCGTCTAAAGGCTCTCACCACTGGCTCACTGCCTACTTTTATTGATGCTGGCAGTAACTTTGCCAGCCACGCTATAGTGGAAGATAACCTCATCACGCAGCTCTCCAGTGCAG GAAGGCGCATAGTCTTCATGGGAGATGATACCTGGAAAGACCTTTTCCCCGGAGCATTTTCACAAGCTTTCTTCTTCTCATCCTTCAATGTCAGAGACCTACACACAGTGGATAATGGCATCTTAGAACACCTCTATCCTACCA TGGACAGTGGCGTGTGGGATGTGCTGATCGCTCACTTCCTGGGTGTGGATCATTGTGGTCACAAGCATGGCCCTCACCACCCTGAAATGGCCAAGAAACTTAGCCAGATGGACCAGGTGATACA GGGACTGATAGAACGCCTGGATAATGACACACTTCTGGTGGTAGCTGGTGACCATGGGATGACCATGAATGGGGACCATGGAGGGGACAGTGAGCTGGAGGTGTCAGCTGCACTTTTCCTGTACAGCCCCACAGCCCTCTTCCCTAGTGTCCCACCCGAG GAGCCAGAGGTTATTCCTCAGGTCAGCCTCGTGCCCACGCTTGCCCTGCTTCTAGGCCTGCCCATCCCATTTGGGAACACTGGGGAAGTGATGGCTGAGCTGTTCTCAGGTGGCGGTGACTCCTCCCATCCTTACTCCTCTGCTCTGGCCCAAGTCTCGGCTCTCCACATCAATGCCCAGCAG GTGTCCCGGTTTCTTCACACCTACTCAGCTTCGACACAGGATCTCCAAGTTAAAGAGCTCGGTCGGCTGCAGAAGCTCTTCTCCAAGGCCTCTGCGCGTTACCAGCACCTTCTGCAGGACCCGGAAGCGGCTGAGGCTGCGCTGAGCACGCTGACCGCTGAGTTCCAGCAGTTCCTGCGGGGAGCGCGGGCCCTATGCATCGAGTCTTGGGCCCGCTTCTCTCTGGTCCGGATGGCAGGGGGTGCTGCTCTCTTGGCTGCTGCCTGCCTTCTCTGCCTGCTTGCATGCCAGTTGGCAATAGCCCCAGGCTTTCTCTTCCGCCCACTACTGCTAATACCTGTAGCCTGGGGCCTAACTTGGACCATACTCTATGCTGGAGTCTCTGTAACTACTGGGTCAAAGCTAGACTCAGTGGTTCTGGGGGCTGTGGCTGCAGCCGGTTCACTCCTCCCCTTTCTGTGGAAAGCCTGGGTTAGCTGGGGGTCTAAGAGGCCCCTGGCTCCCCTACTTCCTGTCCCTAGACCTGTCCTAGCTCTACTGCTCATCCGCTTGGCCACCTTCTTCTCTGACAGCTTTGTTGTAGCTGAGGCCAGGGCCACCCCCTTCCTGCTGggctctctcattctcttcctgGTTGCTCAGCTTCACTGGGAGGGTCGGCTACTGCCGCCCAAACTGCTCACAGCATCCCGCCTTGGTTCTTCTGCCCCGACAGCGCCCCCacggcacagtggcacacacgcCCTGTGGCTTGGAATTGGGTTGCTTTTGTTTACAAGGCTAGCCGGGCTTTTTCACCGCTGCCCTGAAGAGACACCTGCTTGTCGCTCCTCTCCCTGGCTGAGTCCTCTGGCATCTATGGTAGGAGGTCAAGCCAAGAATTTGTGGTATGGAGCTTGCGTGGGGGCACTGGTGGCCCTGTTAATCGTCGTGCGCTTGTGGCTTCGCCGCTATGGTAATCTCAAGAGTCCTGAGCCCCCTGTGCTCTTTGTGCGCTGGGGTTTGCCTCTCATGGTACTGGGCACGGCAGCCTACTGGGCACTGGCGTCAGGAGCAGAGGAAGCACCACCACGCCTCCGGGCCCTGGTTGCCGGGGCATCAGCTGTGCTGCCTCGGGCTGTGATGGGGCTGGCTGCCTCCGGGCTCATGCTGCTGCTATGGAGGCCTGTGACAGTGCTGGTGAAGGCTGGGCCTGCTACTTCAAGGACCAGGACTATCCTCACTCCCTTCTCAGGTCCCCCTACTTCTCAGGCTGACCTAGATTATGTGGTCCCACAAATCTACCGCCACATGCAGGAGGAGCTCCAGGGCCGTCTGGAGAGGACGAAAGCTCAGGGTCCCATAACCGTGGCTGCGTATCAGTTGGGAAGTGTCTACTCAGCTGCTATGGTCACAGCCCTCATCCTCTTGGCCTTCCCGCTTCTGCTGTTGCATGTAGAGCGCATCAGCATAGTGTTCCTGCTCCTGTTTCTGCagagcttcctgctcctgcatcTGCTCGCTGCTGGGACACCAGTCGCCGGCCCTG GTCCTTTTCCTGTGCTGTGGCAGGCAGTGTCAGCTTGGGTCCTTTTGGCTACCCAGACCTTCTACTCCACGGGCCACCAGCCTGTCTTTTCAGCCATCCATTGGCACGCAGCCTTCGTGGGCTTCCCAGACGGCCATGGCTCTTCTACTTGGTTGCCTGCCTTACTCGTGGGCGCTAACACCTTTGCCTCTCACCTCCTCTTTGCAG TAGGTTGCCCACTGCTCCTGCTCTGGCCCTTCCTGTGTGAGCATCAAGGGCCAAAGAGGAGGCAGCCACTCTTGGgaagtgagtctgaggccagagtCAGGCCCGAGGAAGAGCAAGAGGAGCCACTGATGGAGATGCGCCTCCGGGACGCTCCACATCACTTCAATGCAGCCCTGTTGCAGCTGGGCCTCAAGTACCTCTTTATCCTTGGAGCTCAG aTTCTCGCTTGTGCCTTGGCAGCTTCCATCCTCCGCAGGCATCTTATGGTCTGGAAGGTGTTTGCTCCCAA GTTCATTTTTGAAGCCATAGGTTTCATCGTGAGCAGTGTGGGACTTCTCCTGGGCATAGCATTGGTGATGCGAGTGGATGGCGCTGTGAGTTCCTGGTTCAAAAAACTAGTTCTGGCCCAACAGAGGTAG